A section of the Harmonia axyridis chromosome 2, icHarAxyr1.1, whole genome shotgun sequence genome encodes:
- the LOC123673531 gene encoding protein LSM14 homolog B-A isoform X6: protein MSTGMPELGSKISLISKADIRYEGRLFTVDPQECTIALSSVRSFGTEERETSCPIPAQNQVYDYILFRGSDIKDIRVLNSVPPQALNDPAIMQLSVPPSLGHQQFGGHPVVGHMSVPSMAQYGGAFGGMGIGTMPSGLAPGMGVPNRGLSSKQNAFLDNIIGASRSTTPVSLHSHKSSGVDQSVQTGNSSKKDDKKGSMQGQNQQRNDSRRRGSRSQDRKDTRGQSLGTGDGQDQSQNRQQYNRGIRNQNYQNYGYQPRDQGMNQRGGWIQRGPPRPRGGNRPRGGQGGYRPMNQNQGGLNPNQQGGRKKNTLKFDNDYDFDKANTEFEELRSQLSKLKIDEASTTVPPKPEVPVVTTPTVVNGESEKKDDSGNETGAGETEQEEEHEVFYDKKKSFFDKISCEAVERAKGKTQRTDWRQERKLNSETFGVAATRRGNFRGRGGFRGGMGYRGGFRSGYRPQQQRRDQGGPEDAPSEKTTVVDSTETKVQEVEPPKVEVLDLTNLIETIETCTGLAEESANQTNNPAVEVEVDANN, encoded by the exons ATGAGTACGGGAATGCCGGAGCTGGGCTCCAAAATAAGTCTAATATCTAAGGCAGATATTAGATATGAGGGACGTTTATTTACTGTTGACCCCCAAGAATGTACTATAGCTTTATCTTCCG tgAGGTCTTTTGGAACTGAAGAAAGGGAGACATCATGTCCTATTCCAGCACAGAATCAAGTATACGATTACATTTTATTCCGTGGGTCAGACATCAAAGATATAAGGGTGCTTAACAGTGTTCCACCACAagctctcaatgatcctgctatAATGCAGCTCTCGGTACCTCCATCATTAGGTCATCAGCAGTTTGGGGGACACCCTGTTGTTGGACACATGTCTGTTCCATCGATGGCACAATATGGAGGAGCATTCGGAGGTATGGGAATAGGTACCATGCCCAGTGGTTTAGCTCCTGGCATGGGTGTACCTAATAGAGGCTTATCAAGTAAACAAA ATGCATTTTTAGATAACATAATTGGAGCCTCCAGAAGTACAACACCAGTCAGTTTACATTCTCATAAGTCATCAGGTGTTGACCAAAGTGTACAAACGGGAAATTCCTCTAAGAAAGACGATAAAAAAGGTTCAATGCAGGGTCAAAATCAACAAAGGAACGATTCTAGAAGGAGAGGTTCAAGGTCACAAGATAGGAAGGATACTAGGGGTCAATCTTTAGGAACTGGCGATGGGCAG GATCAATCACAGAATCGTCAGCAATACAATAGGGGTATTAGGAACCAGAATTACCAAAATTATGGCTATCAACCCAGAGATCAGGGTATGAACCAGAGGGGTGGTTGGATTCAAAGAGGACCCCCAAGACCACGTGGTGGCAATAGGCCGAGAGGAGGACAGGGTGGCTACCGACCTATGAATCAGAATCAAGGTGGACTGAATCCCAATCAACAGGGTGGTAGGAAGAAGAACACACTCAAATTTGACAATGATTATGATTTCGACAAAGCGAATACAGAATTCGAAGAATTACGAAGTCAGTTGTCAAAA ttgaaaatagaCGAAGCTAGCACTACAGTTCCCCCAAAACCTGAAGTACCTGTCGTCACTACTCCTACCGTCGTCAATGGAGAAAGTGAGAAAAAAGATGATTCTGGTAATGAGACTGGAGCAGGTGAAACGGAGCAAGAAGAAGAACACGAGGTATTTTACGATAAGAAGAAATCCTTCTTTGATAAAATATCATGTGAGGCAGTCGAGAGGGCCAAGGGTAAAACGCAAAGGACGGATTGGCGTCAGGAACGAAAGCTCAATTCGGAAACGTTTGGAGTTGCGGCGACTCGCAGAGGAAA TTTCAGAGGGCGTGGTGGTTTCCGAGGAGGTATGGGTTATAGAGGTGGCTTCAGATCGGGATACAGGCCTCAGCAGCAACGGAGGGATCAAGGAGGCCCAG AAGACGCTCCTTCTGAAAAAACCACAGTTGTCGATTCGACAGAGACCAAGGTCCAAGAGGTCGAACCACCTAAAGTGGAAGTTCTTGACTTGACCAATTTGATCGAGACGATCGAAACATGTACTGGGCTTGCTGAGGAATCGGCCAACCAAACGAACAACCCGGCCGTTGAAGTTGAAGTCGACG CCAACAATTGA
- the LOC123673531 gene encoding protein LSM14 homolog B-A isoform X5: MSTGMPELGSKISLISKADIRYEGRLFTVDPQECTIALSSVRSFGTEERETSCPIPAQNQVYDYILFRGSDIKDIRVLNSVPPQALNDPAIMQLSVPPSLGHQQFGGHPVVGHMSVPSMAQYGGAFGGMGIGTMPSGLAPGMGVPNRGLSSKQNNIIGASRSTTPVSLHSHKSSGVDQSVQTGNSSKKDDKKGSMQGQNQQRNDSRRRGSRSQDRKDTRGQSLGTGDGQDQSQNRQQYNRGIRNQNYQNYGYQPRDQGMNQRGGWIQRGPPRPRGGNRPRGGQGGYRPMNQNQGGLNPNQQGGRKKNTLKFDNDYDFDKANTEFEELRSQLSKLKIDEASTTVPPKPEVPVVTTPTVVNGESEKKDDSGNETGAGETEQEEEHEVFYDKKKSFFDKISCEAVERAKGKTQRTDWRQERKLNSETFGVAATRRGNFRGRGGFRGGMGYRGGFRSGYRPQQQRRDQGGPGKVTYPILHYKVPSRTSVVEDAPSEKTTVVDSTETKVQEVEPPKVEVLDLTNLIETIETCTGLAEESANQTNNPAVEVEVDANN, translated from the exons ATGAGTACGGGAATGCCGGAGCTGGGCTCCAAAATAAGTCTAATATCTAAGGCAGATATTAGATATGAGGGACGTTTATTTACTGTTGACCCCCAAGAATGTACTATAGCTTTATCTTCCG tgAGGTCTTTTGGAACTGAAGAAAGGGAGACATCATGTCCTATTCCAGCACAGAATCAAGTATACGATTACATTTTATTCCGTGGGTCAGACATCAAAGATATAAGGGTGCTTAACAGTGTTCCACCACAagctctcaatgatcctgctatAATGCAGCTCTCGGTACCTCCATCATTAGGTCATCAGCAGTTTGGGGGACACCCTGTTGTTGGACACATGTCTGTTCCATCGATGGCACAATATGGAGGAGCATTCGGAGGTATGGGAATAGGTACCATGCCCAGTGGTTTAGCTCCTGGCATGGGTGTACCTAATAGAGGCTTATCAAGTAAACAAA ATAACATAATTGGAGCCTCCAGAAGTACAACACCAGTCAGTTTACATTCTCATAAGTCATCAGGTGTTGACCAAAGTGTACAAACGGGAAATTCCTCTAAGAAAGACGATAAAAAAGGTTCAATGCAGGGTCAAAATCAACAAAGGAACGATTCTAGAAGGAGAGGTTCAAGGTCACAAGATAGGAAGGATACTAGGGGTCAATCTTTAGGAACTGGCGATGGGCAG GATCAATCACAGAATCGTCAGCAATACAATAGGGGTATTAGGAACCAGAATTACCAAAATTATGGCTATCAACCCAGAGATCAGGGTATGAACCAGAGGGGTGGTTGGATTCAAAGAGGACCCCCAAGACCACGTGGTGGCAATAGGCCGAGAGGAGGACAGGGTGGCTACCGACCTATGAATCAGAATCAAGGTGGACTGAATCCCAATCAACAGGGTGGTAGGAAGAAGAACACACTCAAATTTGACAATGATTATGATTTCGACAAAGCGAATACAGAATTCGAAGAATTACGAAGTCAGTTGTCAAAA ttgaaaatagaCGAAGCTAGCACTACAGTTCCCCCAAAACCTGAAGTACCTGTCGTCACTACTCCTACCGTCGTCAATGGAGAAAGTGAGAAAAAAGATGATTCTGGTAATGAGACTGGAGCAGGTGAAACGGAGCAAGAAGAAGAACACGAGGTATTTTACGATAAGAAGAAATCCTTCTTTGATAAAATATCATGTGAGGCAGTCGAGAGGGCCAAGGGTAAAACGCAAAGGACGGATTGGCGTCAGGAACGAAAGCTCAATTCGGAAACGTTTGGAGTTGCGGCGACTCGCAGAGGAAA TTTCAGAGGGCGTGGTGGTTTCCGAGGAGGTATGGGTTATAGAGGTGGCTTCAGATCGGGATACAGGCCTCAGCAGCAACGGAGGGATCAAGGAGGCCCAGGTAAAGTGACCTATCCGATTTTGCATTACAAGGTACCTTCTCGCACGTCGGTTGTAGAAGACGCTCCTTCTGAAAAAACCACAGTTGTCGATTCGACAGAGACCAAGGTCCAAGAGGTCGAACCACCTAAAGTGGAAGTTCTTGACTTGACCAATTTGATCGAGACGATCGAAACATGTACTGGGCTTGCTGAGGAATCGGCCAACCAAACGAACAACCCGGCCGTTGAAGTTGAAGTCGACG CCAACAATTGA
- the LOC123673531 gene encoding protein LSM14 homolog B-A isoform X4 → MSTGMPELGSKISLISKADIRYEGRLFTVDPQECTIALSSVRSFGTEERETSCPIPAQNQVYDYILFRGSDIKDIRVLNSVPPQALNDPAIMQLSVPPSLGHQQFGGHPVVGHMSVPSMAQYGGAFGGMGIGTMPSGLAPGMGVPNRGLSSKQNAFLDNIIGASRSTTPVSLHSHKSSGVDQSVQTGNSSKKDDKKGSMQGQNQQRNDSRRRGSRSQDRKDTRGQSLGTGDGQDQSQNRQQYNRGIRNQNYQNYGYQPRDQGMNQRGGWIQRGPPRPRGGNRPRGGQGGYRPMNQNQGGLNPNQQGGRKKNTLKFDNDYDFDKANTEFEELRSQLSKLKIDEASTTVPPKPEVPVVTTPTVVNGESEKKDDSGNETGAGETEQEEEHEVFYDKKKSFFDKISCEAVERAKGKTQRTDWRQERKLNSETFGVAATRRGNFRGRGGFRGGMGYRGGFRSGYRPQQQRRDQGGPGKVTYPILHYKVPSRTSVVEDAPSEKTTVVDSTETKVQEVEPPKVEVLDLTNLIETIETCTGLAEESANQTNNPAVEVEVDANN, encoded by the exons ATGAGTACGGGAATGCCGGAGCTGGGCTCCAAAATAAGTCTAATATCTAAGGCAGATATTAGATATGAGGGACGTTTATTTACTGTTGACCCCCAAGAATGTACTATAGCTTTATCTTCCG tgAGGTCTTTTGGAACTGAAGAAAGGGAGACATCATGTCCTATTCCAGCACAGAATCAAGTATACGATTACATTTTATTCCGTGGGTCAGACATCAAAGATATAAGGGTGCTTAACAGTGTTCCACCACAagctctcaatgatcctgctatAATGCAGCTCTCGGTACCTCCATCATTAGGTCATCAGCAGTTTGGGGGACACCCTGTTGTTGGACACATGTCTGTTCCATCGATGGCACAATATGGAGGAGCATTCGGAGGTATGGGAATAGGTACCATGCCCAGTGGTTTAGCTCCTGGCATGGGTGTACCTAATAGAGGCTTATCAAGTAAACAAA ATGCATTTTTAGATAACATAATTGGAGCCTCCAGAAGTACAACACCAGTCAGTTTACATTCTCATAAGTCATCAGGTGTTGACCAAAGTGTACAAACGGGAAATTCCTCTAAGAAAGACGATAAAAAAGGTTCAATGCAGGGTCAAAATCAACAAAGGAACGATTCTAGAAGGAGAGGTTCAAGGTCACAAGATAGGAAGGATACTAGGGGTCAATCTTTAGGAACTGGCGATGGGCAG GATCAATCACAGAATCGTCAGCAATACAATAGGGGTATTAGGAACCAGAATTACCAAAATTATGGCTATCAACCCAGAGATCAGGGTATGAACCAGAGGGGTGGTTGGATTCAAAGAGGACCCCCAAGACCACGTGGTGGCAATAGGCCGAGAGGAGGACAGGGTGGCTACCGACCTATGAATCAGAATCAAGGTGGACTGAATCCCAATCAACAGGGTGGTAGGAAGAAGAACACACTCAAATTTGACAATGATTATGATTTCGACAAAGCGAATACAGAATTCGAAGAATTACGAAGTCAGTTGTCAAAA ttgaaaatagaCGAAGCTAGCACTACAGTTCCCCCAAAACCTGAAGTACCTGTCGTCACTACTCCTACCGTCGTCAATGGAGAAAGTGAGAAAAAAGATGATTCTGGTAATGAGACTGGAGCAGGTGAAACGGAGCAAGAAGAAGAACACGAGGTATTTTACGATAAGAAGAAATCCTTCTTTGATAAAATATCATGTGAGGCAGTCGAGAGGGCCAAGGGTAAAACGCAAAGGACGGATTGGCGTCAGGAACGAAAGCTCAATTCGGAAACGTTTGGAGTTGCGGCGACTCGCAGAGGAAA TTTCAGAGGGCGTGGTGGTTTCCGAGGAGGTATGGGTTATAGAGGTGGCTTCAGATCGGGATACAGGCCTCAGCAGCAACGGAGGGATCAAGGAGGCCCAGGTAAAGTGACCTATCCGATTTTGCATTACAAGGTACCTTCTCGCACGTCGGTTGTAGAAGACGCTCCTTCTGAAAAAACCACAGTTGTCGATTCGACAGAGACCAAGGTCCAAGAGGTCGAACCACCTAAAGTGGAAGTTCTTGACTTGACCAATTTGATCGAGACGATCGAAACATGTACTGGGCTTGCTGAGGAATCGGCCAACCAAACGAACAACCCGGCCGTTGAAGTTGAAGTCGACG CCAACAATTGA
- the LOC123673531 gene encoding protein LSM14 homolog B-B isoform X8 — translation MSTGMPELGSKISLISKADIRYEGRLFTVDPQECTIALSSVRSFGTEERETSCPIPAQNQVYDYILFRGSDIKDIRVLNSVPPQALNDPAIMQLSVPPSLGHQQFGGHPVVGHMSVPSMAQYGGAFGGMGIGTMPSGLAPGMGVPNRGLSSKQSELIMPGSTTECVNVISPHVEPIRPTTNDNIIGASRSTTPVSLHSHKSSGVDQSVQTGNSSKKDDKKGSMQGQNQQRNDSRRRGSRSQDRKDTRGQSLGTGDGQDQSQNRQQYNRGIRNQNYQNYGYQPRDQGMNQRGGWIQRGPPRPRGGNRPRGGQGGYRPMNQNQGGLNPNQQGGRKKNTLKFDNDYDFDKANTEFEELRSQLSKLKIDEASTTVPPKPEVPVVTTPTVVNGESEKKDDSGNETGAGETEQEEEHEVFYDKKKSFFDKISCEAVERAKGKTQRTDWRQERKLNSETFGVAATRRGNFRGRGGFRGGMGYRGGFRSGYRPQQQRRDQGGPANN, via the exons ATGAGTACGGGAATGCCGGAGCTGGGCTCCAAAATAAGTCTAATATCTAAGGCAGATATTAGATATGAGGGACGTTTATTTACTGTTGACCCCCAAGAATGTACTATAGCTTTATCTTCCG tgAGGTCTTTTGGAACTGAAGAAAGGGAGACATCATGTCCTATTCCAGCACAGAATCAAGTATACGATTACATTTTATTCCGTGGGTCAGACATCAAAGATATAAGGGTGCTTAACAGTGTTCCACCACAagctctcaatgatcctgctatAATGCAGCTCTCGGTACCTCCATCATTAGGTCATCAGCAGTTTGGGGGACACCCTGTTGTTGGACACATGTCTGTTCCATCGATGGCACAATATGGAGGAGCATTCGGAGGTATGGGAATAGGTACCATGCCCAGTGGTTTAGCTCCTGGCATGGGTGTACCTAATAGAGGCTTATCAAGTAAACAAAGTGAGTTGATCATGCCAGGTTCTACTACTGAATGTGTCAATGTAATTTCTCCACACGTTGAACCCATCAGGCCCACTACAAAtg ATAACATAATTGGAGCCTCCAGAAGTACAACACCAGTCAGTTTACATTCTCATAAGTCATCAGGTGTTGACCAAAGTGTACAAACGGGAAATTCCTCTAAGAAAGACGATAAAAAAGGTTCAATGCAGGGTCAAAATCAACAAAGGAACGATTCTAGAAGGAGAGGTTCAAGGTCACAAGATAGGAAGGATACTAGGGGTCAATCTTTAGGAACTGGCGATGGGCAG GATCAATCACAGAATCGTCAGCAATACAATAGGGGTATTAGGAACCAGAATTACCAAAATTATGGCTATCAACCCAGAGATCAGGGTATGAACCAGAGGGGTGGTTGGATTCAAAGAGGACCCCCAAGACCACGTGGTGGCAATAGGCCGAGAGGAGGACAGGGTGGCTACCGACCTATGAATCAGAATCAAGGTGGACTGAATCCCAATCAACAGGGTGGTAGGAAGAAGAACACACTCAAATTTGACAATGATTATGATTTCGACAAAGCGAATACAGAATTCGAAGAATTACGAAGTCAGTTGTCAAAA ttgaaaatagaCGAAGCTAGCACTACAGTTCCCCCAAAACCTGAAGTACCTGTCGTCACTACTCCTACCGTCGTCAATGGAGAAAGTGAGAAAAAAGATGATTCTGGTAATGAGACTGGAGCAGGTGAAACGGAGCAAGAAGAAGAACACGAGGTATTTTACGATAAGAAGAAATCCTTCTTTGATAAAATATCATGTGAGGCAGTCGAGAGGGCCAAGGGTAAAACGCAAAGGACGGATTGGCGTCAGGAACGAAAGCTCAATTCGGAAACGTTTGGAGTTGCGGCGACTCGCAGAGGAAA TTTCAGAGGGCGTGGTGGTTTCCGAGGAGGTATGGGTTATAGAGGTGGCTTCAGATCGGGATACAGGCCTCAGCAGCAACGGAGGGATCAAGGAGGCCCAG CCAACAATTGA
- the LOC123673531 gene encoding protein LSM14 homolog B isoform X7 has protein sequence MSTGMPELGSKISLISKADIRYEGRLFTVDPQECTIALSSVRSFGTEERETSCPIPAQNQVYDYILFRGSDIKDIRVLNSVPPQALNDPAIMQLSVPPSLGHQQFGGHPVVGHMSVPSMAQYGGAFGGMGIGTMPSGLAPGMGVPNRGLSSKQSELIMPGSTTECVNVISPHVEPIRPTTNDAFLDNIIGASRSTTPVSLHSHKSSGVDQSVQTGNSSKKDDKKGSMQGQNQQRNDSRRRGSRSQDRKDTRGQSLGTGDGQDQSQNRQQYNRGIRNQNYQNYGYQPRDQGMNQRGGWIQRGPPRPRGGNRPRGGQGGYRPMNQNQGGLNPNQQGGRKKNTLKFDNDYDFDKANTEFEELRSQLSKLKIDEASTTVPPKPEVPVVTTPTVVNGESEKKDDSGNETGAGETEQEEEHEVFYDKKKSFFDKISCEAVERAKGKTQRTDWRQERKLNSETFGVAATRRGNFRGRGGFRGGMGYRGGFRSGYRPQQQRRDQGGPANN, from the exons ATGAGTACGGGAATGCCGGAGCTGGGCTCCAAAATAAGTCTAATATCTAAGGCAGATATTAGATATGAGGGACGTTTATTTACTGTTGACCCCCAAGAATGTACTATAGCTTTATCTTCCG tgAGGTCTTTTGGAACTGAAGAAAGGGAGACATCATGTCCTATTCCAGCACAGAATCAAGTATACGATTACATTTTATTCCGTGGGTCAGACATCAAAGATATAAGGGTGCTTAACAGTGTTCCACCACAagctctcaatgatcctgctatAATGCAGCTCTCGGTACCTCCATCATTAGGTCATCAGCAGTTTGGGGGACACCCTGTTGTTGGACACATGTCTGTTCCATCGATGGCACAATATGGAGGAGCATTCGGAGGTATGGGAATAGGTACCATGCCCAGTGGTTTAGCTCCTGGCATGGGTGTACCTAATAGAGGCTTATCAAGTAAACAAAGTGAGTTGATCATGCCAGGTTCTACTACTGAATGTGTCAATGTAATTTCTCCACACGTTGAACCCATCAGGCCCACTACAAAtg ATGCATTTTTAGATAACATAATTGGAGCCTCCAGAAGTACAACACCAGTCAGTTTACATTCTCATAAGTCATCAGGTGTTGACCAAAGTGTACAAACGGGAAATTCCTCTAAGAAAGACGATAAAAAAGGTTCAATGCAGGGTCAAAATCAACAAAGGAACGATTCTAGAAGGAGAGGTTCAAGGTCACAAGATAGGAAGGATACTAGGGGTCAATCTTTAGGAACTGGCGATGGGCAG GATCAATCACAGAATCGTCAGCAATACAATAGGGGTATTAGGAACCAGAATTACCAAAATTATGGCTATCAACCCAGAGATCAGGGTATGAACCAGAGGGGTGGTTGGATTCAAAGAGGACCCCCAAGACCACGTGGTGGCAATAGGCCGAGAGGAGGACAGGGTGGCTACCGACCTATGAATCAGAATCAAGGTGGACTGAATCCCAATCAACAGGGTGGTAGGAAGAAGAACACACTCAAATTTGACAATGATTATGATTTCGACAAAGCGAATACAGAATTCGAAGAATTACGAAGTCAGTTGTCAAAA ttgaaaatagaCGAAGCTAGCACTACAGTTCCCCCAAAACCTGAAGTACCTGTCGTCACTACTCCTACCGTCGTCAATGGAGAAAGTGAGAAAAAAGATGATTCTGGTAATGAGACTGGAGCAGGTGAAACGGAGCAAGAAGAAGAACACGAGGTATTTTACGATAAGAAGAAATCCTTCTTTGATAAAATATCATGTGAGGCAGTCGAGAGGGCCAAGGGTAAAACGCAAAGGACGGATTGGCGTCAGGAACGAAAGCTCAATTCGGAAACGTTTGGAGTTGCGGCGACTCGCAGAGGAAA TTTCAGAGGGCGTGGTGGTTTCCGAGGAGGTATGGGTTATAGAGGTGGCTTCAGATCGGGATACAGGCCTCAGCAGCAACGGAGGGATCAAGGAGGCCCAG CCAACAATTGA
- the LOC123673531 gene encoding protein LSM14 homolog B isoform X3 produces the protein MSTGMPELGSKISLISKADIRYEGRLFTVDPQECTIALSSVRSFGTEERETSCPIPAQNQVYDYILFRGSDIKDIRVLNSVPPQALNDPAIMQLSVPPSLGHQQFGGHPVVGHMSVPSMAQYGGAFGGMGIGTMPSGLAPGMGVPNRGLSSKQSELIMPGSTTECVNVISPHVEPIRPTTNDAFLDNIIGASRSTTPVSLHSHKSSGVDQSVQTGNSSKKDDKKGSMQGQNQQRNDSRRRGSRSQDRKDTRGQSLGTGDGQDQSQNRQQYNRGIRNQNYQNYGYQPRDQGMNQRGGWIQRGPPRPRGGNRPRGGQGGYRPMNQNQGGLNPNQQGGRKKNTLKFDNDYDFDKANTEFEELRSQLSKLKIDEASTTVPPKPEVPVVTTPTVVNGESEKKDDSGNETGAGETEQEEEHEVFYDKKKSFFDKISCEAVERAKGKTQRTDWRQERKLNSETFGVAATRRGNFRGRGGFRGGMGYRGGFRSGYRPQQQRRDQGGPEDAPSEKTTVVDSTETKVQEVEPPKVEVLDLTNLIETIETCTGLAEESANQTNNPAVEVEVDANN, from the exons ATGAGTACGGGAATGCCGGAGCTGGGCTCCAAAATAAGTCTAATATCTAAGGCAGATATTAGATATGAGGGACGTTTATTTACTGTTGACCCCCAAGAATGTACTATAGCTTTATCTTCCG tgAGGTCTTTTGGAACTGAAGAAAGGGAGACATCATGTCCTATTCCAGCACAGAATCAAGTATACGATTACATTTTATTCCGTGGGTCAGACATCAAAGATATAAGGGTGCTTAACAGTGTTCCACCACAagctctcaatgatcctgctatAATGCAGCTCTCGGTACCTCCATCATTAGGTCATCAGCAGTTTGGGGGACACCCTGTTGTTGGACACATGTCTGTTCCATCGATGGCACAATATGGAGGAGCATTCGGAGGTATGGGAATAGGTACCATGCCCAGTGGTTTAGCTCCTGGCATGGGTGTACCTAATAGAGGCTTATCAAGTAAACAAAGTGAGTTGATCATGCCAGGTTCTACTACTGAATGTGTCAATGTAATTTCTCCACACGTTGAACCCATCAGGCCCACTACAAAtg ATGCATTTTTAGATAACATAATTGGAGCCTCCAGAAGTACAACACCAGTCAGTTTACATTCTCATAAGTCATCAGGTGTTGACCAAAGTGTACAAACGGGAAATTCCTCTAAGAAAGACGATAAAAAAGGTTCAATGCAGGGTCAAAATCAACAAAGGAACGATTCTAGAAGGAGAGGTTCAAGGTCACAAGATAGGAAGGATACTAGGGGTCAATCTTTAGGAACTGGCGATGGGCAG GATCAATCACAGAATCGTCAGCAATACAATAGGGGTATTAGGAACCAGAATTACCAAAATTATGGCTATCAACCCAGAGATCAGGGTATGAACCAGAGGGGTGGTTGGATTCAAAGAGGACCCCCAAGACCACGTGGTGGCAATAGGCCGAGAGGAGGACAGGGTGGCTACCGACCTATGAATCAGAATCAAGGTGGACTGAATCCCAATCAACAGGGTGGTAGGAAGAAGAACACACTCAAATTTGACAATGATTATGATTTCGACAAAGCGAATACAGAATTCGAAGAATTACGAAGTCAGTTGTCAAAA ttgaaaatagaCGAAGCTAGCACTACAGTTCCCCCAAAACCTGAAGTACCTGTCGTCACTACTCCTACCGTCGTCAATGGAGAAAGTGAGAAAAAAGATGATTCTGGTAATGAGACTGGAGCAGGTGAAACGGAGCAAGAAGAAGAACACGAGGTATTTTACGATAAGAAGAAATCCTTCTTTGATAAAATATCATGTGAGGCAGTCGAGAGGGCCAAGGGTAAAACGCAAAGGACGGATTGGCGTCAGGAACGAAAGCTCAATTCGGAAACGTTTGGAGTTGCGGCGACTCGCAGAGGAAA TTTCAGAGGGCGTGGTGGTTTCCGAGGAGGTATGGGTTATAGAGGTGGCTTCAGATCGGGATACAGGCCTCAGCAGCAACGGAGGGATCAAGGAGGCCCAG AAGACGCTCCTTCTGAAAAAACCACAGTTGTCGATTCGACAGAGACCAAGGTCCAAGAGGTCGAACCACCTAAAGTGGAAGTTCTTGACTTGACCAATTTGATCGAGACGATCGAAACATGTACTGGGCTTGCTGAGGAATCGGCCAACCAAACGAACAACCCGGCCGTTGAAGTTGAAGTCGACG CCAACAATTGA